One Sulfolobus sp. S-194 DNA segment encodes these proteins:
- the purS gene encoding phosphoribosylformylglycinamidine synthase subunit PurS — protein MLYRVELIITNKEGVRDPEGETIQRYVVSRFSDKITETRAGKYLIFRVNSNTQQEAMELVKKLADEMRLYNPIVHKIEIRVNKIEDSSN, from the coding sequence ATGCTTTACCGCGTAGAACTAATAATAACTAATAAGGAAGGAGTAAGGGATCCAGAAGGAGAAACTATTCAGCGTTATGTTGTTAGTAGATTTAGTGATAAAATTACAGAAACTAGAGCGGGAAAATACTTGATATTTAGAGTTAATTCAAATACTCAGCAAGAAGCTATGGAATTAGTTAAAAAGCTAGCTGACGAAATGAGGCTTTACAATCCAATAGTTCATAAGATTGAAATTAGGGTGAATAAGATTGAAGACAGCAGTAATTAA
- the purM gene encoding phosphoribosylformylglycinamidine cyclo-ligase — protein MVSEYKKAGVDLNKLKEYHALASNTFQNSGVLKIGHYANAIKLGDKYLAMHVDGVGTKTILALKTGIIEPTGIDCIAMNVNDLVCVGARPIAGVDYLALEKPMDDVVEKVMRGLKQGADEANIEIIGGETAIMPGVITGYDLSCSIFGLSDKLKTGEDVAPGDIVLGLKSNGVHSNGYSLIRKIIDEGKLSLKDWGEDLMRPTRIYSSSVIPILDKIKALAHITGGAFSKLKRITNYRINLKMPDPPQVFKAIENAGVPHFEMYKVFNMGIGMIIFVSKDLKDDIIEFLSKKETVYELGYVEKGEGIKITTYKNEILYI, from the coding sequence ATGGTGAGTGAATATAAAAAGGCTGGAGTTGATTTAAACAAATTAAAGGAGTACCATGCTTTAGCTTCAAACACTTTCCAAAATTCTGGAGTATTAAAGATTGGACATTACGCCAATGCAATAAAACTTGGTGATAAGTATTTAGCAATGCATGTTGATGGTGTAGGCACAAAGACAATCTTGGCTTTAAAGACTGGAATAATTGAACCTACTGGAATTGACTGTATCGCTATGAATGTTAATGATTTAGTATGTGTTGGTGCAAGGCCGATAGCAGGTGTTGATTATTTAGCTTTAGAAAAACCAATGGATGATGTTGTTGAGAAAGTAATGAGAGGTTTGAAGCAAGGTGCTGACGAGGCAAATATAGAAATTATTGGCGGTGAAACTGCAATAATGCCTGGAGTGATAACTGGCTATGATCTATCTTGTTCTATCTTTGGTCTTTCAGATAAGTTGAAGACAGGTGAAGATGTTGCTCCCGGTGATATAGTTTTAGGTTTAAAAAGTAATGGCGTTCATTCTAATGGATACTCTCTTATCAGGAAAATCATAGATGAAGGTAAATTGTCTCTTAAGGACTGGGGAGAAGACTTAATGAGACCTACTAGAATATATTCTTCTTCTGTAATACCAATTTTAGATAAAATAAAAGCTTTAGCTCATATTACTGGTGGAGCCTTTTCTAAATTAAAGAGAATAACGAACTATAGGATTAATTTAAAAATGCCAGATCCACCTCAGGTGTTTAAAGCAATTGAGAATGCTGGAGTACCTCATTTTGAAATGTATAAAGTTTTCAATATGGGTATAGGTATGATTATATTTGTTTCAAAGGATCTTAAAGATGATATAATTGAATTTTTGAGTAAAAAAGAAACAGTTTATGAATTAGGTTATGTAGAAAAAGGGGAAGGGATAAAAATTACGACTTACAAGAACGAAATTCTCTACATATAG
- the purD gene encoding phosphoribosylamine--glycine ligase, with amino-acid sequence MKVLLVGDGARENALAEALANSPKGYKIYAISSYINPGIKEVVDKTNGKYFKGNINSPEFVKEIVREINPDFGVIGPEDPLFHGVANAFREEGIPVVGPDKECAMIEKSKVWMRELMWKYNIPGRLRFKAFEDLRDAINFILEYGGSIAVKPSEQVGGKGVKVIADLQAYLSNEKRNAITKGINGIASYVSDKVKVIIEEKVDGPEYTLHVLTDGYTQISMPLAQDYKHAYEDGIGPETGGMGSISGPKEGLPFISEEEYVKSFEIVKLTAEAIKKETEKDYIGILSGQMMLTGIWGPTIIEYYSRFGDPEASAIIPRIESDFGEVLELLATRRLSKAKIKVNLKPSVVRAVAPLGYPLNKTMASNHIINIDIQKIRELGCKIYFGSVSLEGMQLVTKGSRALELVVINDFKEASDKLDKCINYISSDTKLIFRHDIGRTIENQVEKAEIVRYTYKSREKKGLLGVSADWSPNGGLW; translated from the coding sequence ATGAAAGTTCTGTTAGTTGGAGATGGAGCAAGAGAAAACGCTCTAGCAGAAGCATTAGCTAACTCTCCTAAAGGATATAAGATTTATGCAATTTCTTCTTACATAAATCCTGGCATAAAGGAAGTTGTGGATAAAACTAACGGAAAGTATTTTAAAGGCAATATTAATTCTCCTGAATTTGTAAAAGAGATAGTAAGAGAGATAAATCCAGATTTTGGTGTTATAGGTCCTGAAGATCCATTATTCCATGGTGTCGCAAACGCTTTTAGAGAAGAGGGCATTCCAGTAGTCGGCCCAGATAAAGAATGTGCGATGATAGAAAAGTCTAAAGTTTGGATGAGAGAACTAATGTGGAAATATAATATTCCGGGTAGGTTAAGGTTTAAGGCCTTTGAAGATCTAAGAGATGCTATTAATTTTATACTAGAATATGGTGGTTCTATCGCTGTAAAACCATCAGAGCAAGTTGGCGGAAAAGGAGTTAAAGTAATTGCTGATTTGCAAGCCTATCTTTCTAACGAGAAAAGAAACGCAATAACTAAAGGAATTAATGGAATTGCTAGTTATGTTAGTGATAAGGTAAAGGTTATAATTGAGGAGAAGGTAGATGGACCGGAATATACATTACATGTACTAACTGACGGTTATACACAAATATCTATGCCTTTAGCACAAGATTATAAGCATGCATATGAAGATGGAATTGGACCAGAAACTGGTGGGATGGGTTCTATATCTGGTCCCAAAGAAGGTTTACCGTTTATTAGTGAAGAAGAATATGTGAAATCATTTGAGATTGTAAAGCTTACAGCAGAAGCTATTAAAAAAGAAACTGAAAAGGATTATATAGGAATTCTATCGGGGCAAATGATGCTTACTGGTATTTGGGGACCTACGATAATTGAATATTATTCTAGATTTGGAGACCCAGAAGCTTCTGCTATAATACCGAGAATAGAAAGTGATTTTGGTGAGGTTCTAGAGTTATTAGCAACTAGAAGATTAAGTAAAGCCAAAATAAAGGTTAATCTAAAGCCATCAGTAGTTAGAGCTGTAGCACCTCTAGGATATCCCTTAAATAAAACTATGGCATCAAATCATATAATAAACATAGATATACAGAAGATAAGAGAATTAGGTTGTAAAATATACTTTGGTTCAGTTTCTCTTGAAGGAATGCAATTAGTAACTAAAGGTTCAAGAGCATTAGAATTAGTGGTTATTAACGATTTTAAGGAAGCTTCAGATAAACTAGATAAATGTATAAATTATATTTCTTCTGATACAAAATTAATATTTAGGCATGATATTGGAAGAACAATTGAAAATCAAGTTGAAAAAGCTGAGATTGTAAGATACACGTATAAGTCAAGAGAGAAAAAAGGCCTTTTGGGAGTATCAGCTGATTGGTCTCCAAATGGTGGTTTATGGTGA
- the purL gene encoding phosphoribosylformylglycinamidine synthase subunit PurL produces MKITLSSYEMELVRKKLARELNEAEWLTIDALWSEHCSYKSSKVFLRSFPSEGEKVVMGIEDWQDAGALDVGDGWAIVLKLESHNHPSAIDPFNGAATGVGGIIRDIISKGAKPIALLDMIRVGNLSNPRNKWLLKNIIAGIGFYGNSIGVPVVGGELDFDDSYNDNPLVDVAGVGIVRKDKIVPSVVKEPGLKIVIVGLTGLDGLGGASFASRKLSGEDEIGAVQIADPFAGKIVLDATLEIADKVEAIKDLGGGGLVVGVTEMANGLGAMVNLDKVPLRVKDLKPEEILVSETQERMLFAVKEENVNEVCKAFEYYDYPCTVVGEFVKEPYIKFLYEGKEIVSLPSELLLSPPRFVWEIRKPRLIKSDKKPEVRLEESIRAIFSRIISKEWAYSQFDYEVGTSTVLKPGEADSALISLPNGKLLALKGDANPDLCAEDPYECGKSIVAEAYRNLASVGALGIGVVDHLQFGDPKKPEVYYSFVEAIRGIAEASKFFSTPIVGGKVSFYNENKEGKAIKPTPLIVMAGLIKDKFLRNKVVEDSYITLIGFTRDEMRGSLFGKIFGNYGEVPKARLNEDYLASQLVIDLINDEKIFFAKDINKGGLIASLFSIIVKGIGVEIRTSSIPSDSDDWIPKLYSENGGRFIVLTNDPDYIIRKSKGIHISVIGKVTKDQGVIKIDNKEINVNKEIDNYYNYLYEVML; encoded by the coding sequence ATGAAAATAACCCTTTCTTCGTATGAAATGGAACTAGTAAGAAAGAAGCTTGCAAGAGAGCTTAATGAGGCTGAATGGCTAACTATAGATGCATTATGGAGTGAACATTGCTCATATAAGTCCTCTAAAGTTTTCTTAAGAAGTTTTCCTAGCGAAGGAGAAAAGGTAGTAATGGGTATTGAAGATTGGCAGGATGCAGGGGCACTAGATGTTGGAGATGGATGGGCAATTGTGTTAAAACTTGAAAGTCATAATCATCCTTCAGCTATTGATCCCTTTAATGGTGCAGCAACTGGAGTTGGAGGGATAATTAGGGATATAATAAGTAAAGGAGCAAAACCAATTGCTTTGTTAGATATGATTAGAGTTGGTAATTTATCTAATCCAAGAAATAAGTGGTTACTAAAGAATATAATTGCTGGAATTGGATTTTATGGAAACAGTATTGGTGTACCAGTAGTCGGTGGAGAATTAGATTTTGACGATTCATATAATGATAATCCGCTAGTAGACGTTGCTGGTGTAGGTATAGTAAGAAAAGATAAGATTGTACCAAGTGTGGTTAAGGAGCCTGGACTAAAGATAGTCATAGTTGGCTTGACTGGCTTAGATGGTCTAGGAGGGGCTTCTTTTGCTTCAAGAAAATTAAGTGGAGAGGATGAAATAGGTGCTGTCCAAATTGCTGACCCATTTGCTGGTAAAATAGTTTTAGATGCTACTCTTGAAATCGCTGATAAAGTAGAGGCTATTAAAGACTTAGGTGGTGGGGGATTAGTAGTTGGAGTTACTGAAATGGCTAATGGCTTAGGAGCGATGGTTAATTTAGATAAGGTTCCCTTAAGGGTTAAAGACCTTAAACCAGAAGAGATTTTAGTATCAGAAACTCAGGAGAGAATGTTATTTGCTGTTAAAGAAGAAAATGTTAATGAAGTTTGTAAAGCATTTGAATATTATGATTATCCTTGTACTGTAGTAGGTGAATTCGTAAAAGAACCGTACATTAAGTTTCTTTATGAAGGTAAAGAGATTGTTTCCTTACCCTCAGAGTTACTTTTATCTCCACCTAGATTTGTATGGGAAATTAGAAAGCCTAGACTAATTAAAAGCGATAAAAAACCCGAAGTTAGATTAGAAGAAAGTATTAGAGCTATATTTTCTAGGATAATAAGTAAAGAATGGGCTTATTCCCAATTTGATTATGAAGTAGGTACTTCTACTGTTCTAAAGCCTGGAGAAGCTGATTCTGCTTTAATATCACTTCCAAATGGCAAGCTTTTAGCATTAAAGGGTGATGCTAATCCAGACTTATGTGCTGAAGATCCTTATGAATGTGGTAAATCTATTGTTGCCGAAGCATACCGTAATTTGGCATCCGTTGGTGCACTTGGTATAGGAGTAGTTGATCATCTTCAATTTGGTGACCCTAAAAAACCAGAAGTTTATTATTCGTTTGTAGAGGCTATTAGAGGTATAGCTGAAGCATCAAAGTTCTTTTCTACTCCAATAGTTGGTGGAAAAGTATCATTTTATAATGAAAACAAAGAAGGTAAGGCAATTAAACCAACTCCTTTAATAGTCATGGCAGGTTTAATCAAGGATAAATTCTTACGTAATAAGGTCGTTGAAGATAGTTATATCACTTTAATAGGTTTTACAAGGGACGAGATGAGGGGATCGTTATTTGGTAAAATATTTGGAAATTACGGTGAGGTTCCAAAAGCTAGGTTAAATGAAGACTATTTAGCAAGTCAGTTAGTTATAGATTTAATAAATGACGAGAAAATATTCTTTGCTAAGGACATTAATAAAGGAGGGCTAATTGCCTCGTTATTTTCAATAATAGTTAAGGGTATTGGCGTAGAGATTAGAACGTCTTCAATTCCTTCAGATTCCGATGATTGGATTCCTAAACTTTATTCTGAAAATGGTGGTAGATTTATTGTATTAACTAACGACCCAGACTATATAATACGTAAGTCCAAAGGAATTCATATATCAGTAATTGGAAAGGTAACTAAGGATCAAGGAGTTATAAAAATTGATAATAAAGAGATTAATGTAAATAAAGAGATTGACAATTATTATAACTACTTGTATGAGGTGATGTTATGA
- a CDS encoding amidophosphoribosyltransferase yields the protein MAGIIGVYAFDKIWNISKFLYYGLIGLQNRGYSHSGITILKENFQLITNEGAPEDIELPSNIEGWAGIGYTGTKIGYPIITDFGTLVVDGIIKGDLNEIAKGLYKDPENTLKEINGVFSLIFLTKDGKMMGYRDPYGIKPLEIGGFGFDLAILSSETSGITVIGGEFRREIKPGEAVFIDAYEISYSQINESKHNYCAIDLVYQSRIDSFVFNKNIYEVRVKIGEQLAEEKKIDADVVIGVPDTAIPFAIGYSKKSGIPYDLGFTRTGSPIRTMLASDDFLKIIGVQLKLNPIKYVVKGKRVILIDDSMVTGRTLKNTVFALRSLGAKEVHVLIGSPKLISKCPYGMEVPEEKDLIAANLSDEEIAKVIGSDSIYWLSLEGLYKVLGKNICVGCMTRNYPKVI from the coding sequence ATGGCTGGAATAATAGGTGTATATGCGTTTGATAAAATTTGGAATATAAGTAAATTTTTATATTATGGTCTAATAGGCTTACAAAATAGAGGGTACAGTCACTCTGGAATTACAATACTGAAGGAAAACTTCCAATTAATAACTAACGAAGGTGCACCAGAAGATATTGAGTTACCGTCAAATATAGAAGGATGGGCAGGGATAGGTTATACTGGAACTAAAATAGGATATCCAATAATAACAGATTTTGGCACTTTAGTAGTAGATGGAATTATAAAGGGAGATTTAAATGAAATCGCAAAAGGATTATATAAAGATCCAGAGAATACTTTAAAAGAAATCAATGGTGTTTTCTCATTAATATTCTTAACAAAAGATGGAAAGATGATGGGTTATAGAGATCCTTATGGAATAAAACCTCTAGAAATAGGAGGTTTTGGTTTTGATTTAGCTATTCTATCTTCAGAGACCTCGGGAATTACGGTTATAGGTGGAGAATTTAGAAGAGAAATCAAACCCGGTGAAGCAGTATTTATTGATGCTTATGAAATTTCTTACAGCCAGATAAATGAGAGTAAACATAATTACTGTGCGATTGATTTAGTTTATCAATCCAGAATAGACAGTTTTGTATTTAATAAAAATATTTATGAAGTAAGAGTGAAGATTGGAGAGCAGTTAGCTGAAGAAAAGAAAATTGATGCTGATGTTGTGATTGGTGTTCCAGATACTGCTATACCTTTTGCAATAGGCTATTCTAAGAAGTCTGGTATACCTTATGATTTAGGTTTTACTAGAACTGGAAGTCCAATTAGAACAATGTTAGCTTCAGATGATTTCTTAAAGATCATAGGAGTTCAACTAAAATTAAATCCTATTAAATATGTAGTCAAAGGCAAAAGAGTAATACTAATTGATGATTCTATGGTCACTGGAAGAACTTTAAAAAATACTGTTTTTGCTTTGAGAAGTTTAGGTGCTAAGGAAGTCCACGTTTTAATTGGTAGTCCTAAGTTAATATCAAAATGTCCTTATGGTATGGAAGTTCCAGAGGAAAAAGACTTAATCGCTGCTAATCTCTCAGACGAAGAAATAGCTAAGGTGATTGGCTCAGATTCAATTTACTGGTTAAGTCTTGAAGGTCTTTATAAAGTTCTAGGTAAGAACATATGTGTCGGTTGTATGACTAGAAACTATCCTAAGGTGATATAA
- a CDS encoding ribbon-helix-helix domain-containing protein, translating to MKKVVSVRLREEIIATIDEYSKKMSYQSRTDFLKKALEFYMKKRLGKS from the coding sequence ATGAAGAAGGTTGTTAGCGTAAGACTAAGAGAGGAAATTATTGCAACAATTGATGAATACAGCAAAAAAATGAGTTATCAAAGTAGAACTGATTTTCTTAAAAAAGCTCTAGAATTTTACATGAAGAAAAGATTGGGAAAGAGCTAA
- the purQ gene encoding phosphoribosylformylglycinamidine synthase I: protein MKTAVIKFPGTTCEVDVYKALLEAGVESEIVKYKDFDPDKYNAVILPGGFSFGDYLRAGSIAASTETIKKVKEMADEGKIVIGICNGFQILVESGLLEGALLPNLNLRFISKWVYLRVIRFDTAITRGLNKNILKMPIAHAEGRFYLNDIEKAKKYAVMLYSDENGNVNDKVNPNGSILNIASIANEEGNVIGMMPHPERASFKLTSIMGETDGLLLFKVLRK, encoded by the coding sequence TTGAAGACAGCAGTAATTAAGTTCCCTGGTACAACTTGCGAGGTCGACGTTTATAAGGCCCTCCTAGAGGCTGGAGTGGAATCTGAAATTGTAAAATATAAGGATTTTGATCCAGACAAGTATAATGCAGTTATTTTGCCTGGTGGTTTCAGTTTTGGTGATTATCTTAGAGCTGGTAGTATAGCTGCTAGTACGGAAACAATTAAGAAAGTTAAAGAAATGGCGGATGAGGGTAAAATCGTAATTGGAATATGTAACGGATTTCAAATATTGGTTGAAAGTGGTCTTTTAGAAGGTGCTCTTTTACCTAACTTAAATTTGCGTTTTATCAGTAAGTGGGTTTATTTGAGAGTTATTAGATTTGATACAGCCATAACTCGTGGATTAAATAAGAATATTCTAAAAATGCCTATAGCACATGCAGAGGGTAGATTTTATTTAAATGATATAGAAAAAGCAAAGAAATATGCTGTTATGTTATATTCTGATGAAAATGGGAATGTTAACGATAAGGTAAATCCTAACGGTTCAATTCTCAACATAGCTTCCATTGCTAACGAAGAAGGAAATGTCATAGGTATGATGCCACATCCAGAGAGAGCATCTTTCAAATTAACCTCTATAATGGGTGAAACTGATGGGTTGTTATTATTTAAGGTGTTGAGAAAATGA
- the purF gene encoding amidophosphoribosyltransferase: MKIKEHCGIVGVYAENSPVISYESLKLLQHRGQESAGVTYRKDKSLVTMKGLGLVEEALDPRLLPNAKLSIGHVRYSTTGKGSLDEAQPLSNGKIAIAFNGTITNYFKFGTPTDTEFILKVLSEAPNVKEGIRRLVDLADGAYSLVVLTNDGELIGFRDPKGFRPLVLGKINDGYIIASEDSVIRQLGGKPLRDVKPGEMIYIKDGEIESEIISRDSVSFCSFEYIYFARPDSIIDGVSVYNSRIKLGEILAENHGVNADVVIPVPESSIPIAIGFSRKSKIPLEYGLIRTLVAKRSFIMPTQDKRNEVLEEKFGIVKSVVENKKVVVIDDSIVRGNTMRKIVRMIRDNGAKEVHVRIGSPKVKYPCYMGIDFPLSKELIASEKDEKEISKYIGADSVEFLTVEEMIKAIGRHDLCHACFSGVYPLKFSYNLQVLESIFKKVS, translated from the coding sequence ATGAAGATTAAAGAGCACTGCGGTATTGTTGGAGTTTATGCTGAGAATTCTCCAGTGATTTCTTATGAATCTCTAAAGTTGTTGCAACATAGGGGACAAGAATCAGCTGGAGTTACTTACAGAAAAGATAAGAGTTTAGTTACCATGAAAGGCTTGGGTTTAGTTGAAGAGGCATTAGATCCTAGGCTTCTTCCTAATGCAAAACTATCGATAGGTCATGTTAGATACTCAACTACCGGTAAAGGTTCACTTGACGAGGCTCAACCTTTAAGTAATGGTAAAATTGCTATTGCATTTAATGGCACAATAACTAATTATTTTAAGTTTGGAACCCCTACTGATACTGAATTTATTCTTAAAGTTCTCTCGGAGGCACCTAATGTTAAAGAAGGAATTAGGAGATTAGTTGACTTAGCTGACGGTGCATACTCACTTGTAGTTTTAACTAATGACGGAGAGCTTATCGGTTTCAGAGATCCTAAAGGATTTCGCCCTCTAGTCTTAGGTAAAATTAATGACGGCTATATAATTGCTTCAGAAGATTCCGTAATCAGACAATTAGGAGGTAAGCCTTTAAGAGACGTAAAACCTGGAGAAATGATATATATTAAAGATGGTGAAATTGAAAGTGAAATTATTTCTAGGGATAGTGTAAGTTTTTGCTCATTTGAATATATCTATTTTGCTAGGCCAGATTCGATAATTGATGGCGTATCCGTTTATAATTCTAGAATAAAATTAGGAGAAATTTTAGCTGAAAATCACGGAGTTAATGCAGATGTAGTTATACCAGTTCCAGAGTCCTCAATTCCGATTGCAATAGGATTCTCTAGGAAATCAAAGATTCCTCTGGAATATGGTTTGATTAGAACACTTGTAGCAAAGAGGTCTTTTATCATGCCTACACAGGATAAAAGAAATGAGGTATTAGAAGAGAAATTTGGTATAGTCAAAAGTGTAGTAGAAAATAAGAAAGTTGTTGTCATTGATGACTCAATCGTTAGAGGAAATACTATGAGAAAAATTGTAAGAATGATAAGGGATAATGGTGCTAAGGAAGTTCATGTAAGAATAGGCTCTCCAAAAGTAAAATACCCTTGTTATATGGGAATAGACTTTCCATTGTCTAAAGAGCTAATAGCTAGTGAGAAAGATGAAAAAGAAATATCTAAGTATATTGGTGCTGATTCAGTTGAGTTCTTAACAGTTGAAGAAATGATTAAAGCCATAGGAAGGCATGATTTATGTCACGCGTGTTTTTCTGGTGTTTATCCCCTTAAATTTTCATATAATTTGCAAGTATTAGAGTCTATATTTAAAAAGGTGAGTTAA
- a CDS encoding argininosuccinate synthase: MKIVLAYSGGLDTTVSIRWLKETFNADVITVTVDVGQKDNFEDIEKRAYIAGAIKHYTIDAKKEFADNFISYAIKMNGLYEDVYPLSTALARPLIAEKVVEVAKKEGAEAVAHGSTSKGNDQVRFDLAVKALYPDVKIIAPARIWNMTREKEIEFAKARGIPIKSESSKYSIDENLWGRSIEGDDISDPSKEVPEDAFEWTKKKNNGKITLSIEFEKGIPIAINNEKMDLVKIIQVLNEVVGSYGFGRVEHIENRVVGFKSREVYEVPAALVLINSHKDLEKTVYSPLEFRFKKYIDSQWSDLVYQGLWFEPLRETIQLAGDNLNKWVIGEVKVEIEGNGMRILGRTSRYSPYSEKIASYNKGWYPSDEMARGFIEIYGMHSLLTRQVRE, from the coding sequence ATGAAAATAGTCCTTGCATACTCTGGTGGACTTGATACTACAGTATCGATTAGATGGCTAAAGGAAACCTTTAACGCGGATGTTATCACAGTAACGGTAGATGTAGGGCAGAAAGATAATTTTGAAGACATAGAAAAAAGAGCATACATAGCAGGTGCTATAAAACATTATACCATAGATGCAAAAAAGGAGTTTGCTGATAATTTCATATCTTACGCAATCAAGATGAACGGATTATATGAGGATGTTTATCCGTTGTCAACGGCATTGGCAAGACCATTAATAGCAGAAAAAGTAGTTGAAGTTGCAAAAAAGGAAGGAGCTGAAGCCGTAGCTCACGGTTCTACATCTAAGGGAAATGATCAAGTGAGATTTGACCTTGCAGTTAAGGCATTATACCCTGACGTTAAGATAATAGCACCAGCTAGAATATGGAATATGACTAGAGAGAAAGAGATAGAGTTTGCAAAAGCCAGAGGAATTCCTATTAAAAGTGAAAGCAGTAAATATAGTATTGACGAGAACTTATGGGGTAGAAGTATTGAGGGTGATGATATTTCTGATCCGTCAAAAGAAGTCCCAGAAGATGCCTTTGAATGGACTAAAAAGAAAAATAATGGTAAAATTACTCTCTCCATTGAATTTGAAAAAGGTATTCCAATTGCTATAAATAATGAAAAAATGGATTTAGTCAAGATTATTCAAGTGCTAAATGAGGTAGTAGGTTCTTATGGGTTTGGAAGGGTAGAACATATAGAAAATAGAGTTGTTGGATTTAAGTCTAGAGAGGTATATGAAGTTCCTGCAGCGTTAGTTTTGATAAATTCACATAAAGACTTAGAAAAGACTGTGTATTCTCCATTAGAATTTAGATTTAAGAAATATATAGATTCGCAATGGTCTGATCTAGTATATCAAGGATTATGGTTTGAGCCACTAAGAGAAACTATACAATTAGCTGGTGATAACTTAAATAAATGGGTTATTGGAGAGGTGAAAGTAGAAATAGAAGGTAATGGAATGAGAATATTAGGCAGAACTTCAAGGTACTCTCCATATTCTGAAAAAATTGCTAGTTATAACAAAGGATGGTATCCAAGCGACGAAATGGCTAGGGGATTTATTGAAATATATGGCATGCATTCATTGCTAACCAGACAGGTGAGAGAGTAG